The Kineococcus mangrovi genome includes a window with the following:
- a CDS encoding sensor histidine kinase, whose amino-acid sequence MSGPGARGLRGRVAGARSGFLDLGRGLGTALSAALLTAWLLLVLALLPVGLGVLLAPSALRWVRRLADAERARTGSPTWGPGPRRLRAALADRLWRRDLRWLPAHATVGLLLCLLGVLLPVYAVRDVSFPLWWWLLPADEDASPWWWSVRAWPQAVAVAGLGVVWALLCLGLPLLARVQSGFSRALLRPPADVDLSLRVAELTATRAAALDAHAAELRRIERSLHDGAQNRLVGVSVLLGAARRALARDPAAADDLLARAQSASEEALAELRAVVRAILPPVLERGLAAAVTGLAADCRVPCHVEVTVDPRCPASVEATAYFVVAEALTNVSRHSRARAASVSLHRRGDVLHVAVADDGRGGAEPGTGSGLAGVRRRVEALDGTLELSSPPGGPTRVEVRLPCGS is encoded by the coding sequence ATGAGCGGACCAGGGGCGCGCGGACTGCGCGGGAGGGTGGCCGGGGCCCGGTCGGGTTTCCTCGACCTCGGGCGCGGGCTCGGCACGGCGCTGAGCGCGGCGCTGCTGACGGCCTGGCTGCTCCTCGTCCTCGCGCTGCTGCCCGTGGGCCTCGGGGTCCTGCTCGCCCCGTCCGCGCTGCGCTGGGTGCGGCGGCTGGCCGACGCCGAACGCGCCCGCACGGGGTCCCCGACGTGGGGCCCGGGGCCCCGGCGGCTGCGCGCCGCGCTCGCGGACCGGTTGTGGCGCAGGGACCTGCGGTGGCTGCCCGCGCACGCCACCGTCGGACTGCTCCTGTGCCTCCTCGGCGTGCTGCTGCCCGTGTACGCGGTGCGGGACGTGTCGTTCCCGCTGTGGTGGTGGCTGCTCCCGGCCGACGAGGACGCCTCGCCGTGGTGGTGGTCCGTGCGGGCGTGGCCGCAGGCGGTGGCCGTCGCGGGCCTGGGCGTGGTGTGGGCGCTGCTCTGCCTCGGCCTGCCCCTCCTCGCCCGCGTCCAGTCCGGGTTCAGCCGCGCCCTGCTCCGCCCGCCCGCCGACGTCGACCTGTCCCTGCGGGTGGCCGAGCTCACCGCCACCCGCGCGGCGGCCCTGGACGCGCACGCGGCGGAACTGCGGCGCATCGAGCGGTCCCTGCACGACGGTGCGCAGAACCGCCTCGTCGGGGTGAGCGTCCTGCTGGGCGCGGCCCGCCGCGCGCTCGCCCGGGACCCGGCCGCGGCCGATGACCTGCTGGCCCGTGCGCAGTCCGCGTCCGAGGAGGCCCTGGCCGAGCTGCGCGCCGTCGTGCGCGCCATCCTGCCGCCGGTGCTGGAGCGCGGTCTGGCCGCCGCCGTCACCGGGTTGGCCGCCGACTGCCGCGTGCCCTGCCACGTCGAGGTCACGGTCGATCCCCGGTGCCCCGCCTCGGTGGAGGCGACGGCCTACTTCGTCGTCGCCGAGGCCCTGACGAACGTGTCCCGGCACTCGCGGGCGCGGGCCGCGTCGGTGTCGCTGCACCGGCGCGGTGACGTCCTGCACGTGGCGGTGGCCGACGACGGTCGCGGCGGCGCCGAACCGGGGACCGGGTCGGGGCTGGCGGGGGTGCGGCGCCGGGTCGAGGCGCTGGACGGGACGCTGGAGCTGAGCAGCCCGCCGGGCGGGCCGACGAGGGTGGAGGTGCGGTTGCCGTGCGGATCGTGA
- a CDS encoding response regulator — MRIVIGEDDALLREGLALLLAAEGLDVVATAADADALLAAVDEHRPDVAIVDVRMPPTHTDEGIRAAVRARSTHPDLAVLVLSAYVEQAFATDLLAGGARRVGYLLKERVGRVEEFLEALHRVAGGGTAVDPEVVAQLLTRSRADAGLERLSAREREVLGLMAEGLGNSAIAARLVVSDGAVHKHIRSIFAKLDLAPTDEADRRVSAVLRYLRAA; from the coding sequence GTGCGGATCGTGATCGGGGAGGACGACGCGCTGCTGCGCGAGGGCCTGGCGCTGCTGCTGGCCGCGGAGGGGCTGGACGTCGTGGCCACGGCCGCCGACGCGGACGCGCTGCTCGCGGCGGTCGACGAGCACCGGCCCGACGTGGCGATCGTGGACGTCCGGATGCCGCCGACCCACACCGACGAGGGCATCCGCGCCGCCGTGCGGGCGCGCAGCACCCACCCCGACCTCGCCGTGCTCGTGCTGTCGGCCTACGTCGAGCAGGCGTTCGCGACCGACCTGCTGGCGGGGGGCGCCCGGCGCGTCGGGTACCTGCTGAAGGAGCGGGTGGGGCGCGTGGAGGAGTTCCTCGAGGCGCTGCACCGGGTCGCGGGCGGCGGTACCGCGGTGGACCCGGAGGTGGTCGCCCAGCTCCTGACCCGCTCGCGCGCCGACGCGGGGCTGGAACGCCTCTCGGCCCGCGAGCGCGAGGTGCTGGGCCTCATGGCCGAGGGCCTGGGCAACTCCGCGATCGCGGCCCGGCTCGTCGTCAGCGACGGCGCGGTGCACAAGCACATCCGCAGCATCTTCGCCAAGCTCGACCTGGCCCCGACGGACGAGGCGGACCGCCGGGTGAGCGCCGTGCTGCGGTACCTGCGCGCGGCCTGA
- a CDS encoding methyl-accepting chemotaxis protein, which produces MTSPDTPSTASTAPAALRPFLALAGSHGPVGRAVAALAPAAALTGAHVLTDGGWSTALAAAAGLAVLPGTCALAWAAVRAERAEQSLRAAHAALSAAAAHAEQTATEHLAEQVRGAFVQLQFTERQSRVRAQEVVDDSSATIVERLAEVEGQVASVQSSTDVIDERALAAANATREILARAAQADRDVAALEDSLRSVGSMATVIAQVAGQTKLLALNATIEAARAGAAGDGFRVVAGEVKDLAATTAGSTGEITETVAAVQADAHAVLRSLRAVQERIASIDEAAEGLRSVADSQRGALVALQGSVAAAVEGARAMGDLAATLERRRVDRFPCRQDVLLRVEGHESPATVLDLGLGGARVATRAPQRIGVGTRVVVPWPQDGRTLELAGAVARATGSVGAWELGVVFDTTSSAAPAALVAVVERLRSTCPVPPAR; this is translated from the coding sequence ATGACGTCGCCGGACACCCCGTCCACGGCCTCGACGGCACCGGCCGCGCTGCGCCCGTTCCTCGCCCTGGCGGGCAGCCACGGGCCCGTCGGCCGCGCGGTCGCGGCCCTCGCCCCGGCCGCCGCGCTCACCGGCGCCCACGTGCTCACCGACGGCGGCTGGTCGACCGCGCTCGCGGCGGCCGCCGGGCTGGCGGTGCTGCCCGGCACGTGCGCCCTGGCCTGGGCCGCGGTGCGCGCCGAGCGGGCCGAGCAGTCCCTGCGCGCGGCGCACGCGGCGCTGTCCGCGGCGGCCGCGCACGCCGAGCAGACCGCGACCGAGCACCTGGCCGAGCAGGTCCGCGGCGCGTTCGTCCAGCTGCAGTTCACCGAGCGCCAGTCCCGGGTCCGCGCCCAGGAGGTCGTCGACGACTCCAGCGCGACCATCGTCGAGCGCCTGGCCGAGGTCGAGGGCCAGGTGGCGAGCGTGCAGTCCTCCACCGACGTCATCGACGAGAGGGCGCTGGCGGCGGCGAACGCCACCCGCGAGATCCTCGCCCGGGCCGCGCAGGCCGACCGGGACGTGGCCGCCCTGGAGGACTCCCTGCGCTCGGTCGGGTCGATGGCCACCGTGATCGCCCAGGTCGCCGGTCAGACCAAGCTGCTGGCCCTCAACGCCACGATCGAGGCGGCCCGGGCCGGCGCGGCCGGGGACGGGTTCCGGGTCGTCGCCGGTGAGGTCAAGGACCTGGCGGCGACGACGGCCGGTTCCACCGGGGAGATCACCGAGACCGTCGCGGCGGTCCAGGCCGACGCGCACGCGGTCCTGCGCAGCCTGCGGGCCGTGCAGGAGCGGATCGCGAGCATCGACGAGGCCGCCGAGGGTCTGCGCTCGGTCGCCGACAGCCAGCGCGGCGCGCTCGTGGCGCTGCAGGGGTCCGTGGCCGCCGCCGTCGAGGGCGCCCGCGCCATGGGCGACCTCGCCGCCACCCTGGAACGGCGCCGGGTCGACCGCTTCCCGTGCCGGCAGGACGTGCTCCTGCGCGTGGAGGGCCACGAGAGCCCCGCCACCGTCCTGGACCTCGGGCTGGGTGGTGCCCGCGTCGCGACCCGGGCACCGCAGCGCATCGGCGTCGGCACGCGCGTCGTCGTCCCCTGGCCCCAGGACGGACGGACGCTCGAGCTCGCCGGGGCGGTCGCGCGGGCGACGGGATCGGTGGGCGCCTGGGAGCTCGGCGTCGTCTTCGACACCACGAGCTCGGCCGCACCCGCCGCCCTCGTCGCGGTCGTGGAGCGCCTGCGGTCCACCTGCCCGGTGCCCCCCGCCCGCTGA
- a CDS encoding SDR family oxidoreductase produces MQAPPSKRGVAVVTGGSAGLGRAVVRVLADSGWDVAVLARGHDGLAGAVRDVAAAGRRAVGIVCDVSEHEQVEAAADRVEDVLGPVEVWVNDAMTSVFAPFLDTAPEDFERATRVTYLGFVNGTRAALRRMVPRDRGQVVQIGSALAFRGIPLQAAYCGSKHAMVGFTESVITELLHRGSSVHVSMVHMPGMNTTQFGWVRTTLPKHPQPVAPIYQPEACAAVVGSVVDHPRRNTWVGESTVGTILGNRTIAPLLDRYLARTGVSGQQTGQDASTMVGENLWEPVPGDHGAHGEFDDRSWGTSPQIFALRNRRVLTGVAAGAAALAVGLLARGARR; encoded by the coding sequence CTGCAGGCGCCGCCGTCGAAGCGGGGGGTCGCCGTCGTGACGGGCGGTTCCGCCGGCCTCGGACGGGCCGTCGTGCGGGTCCTGGCCGACAGCGGCTGGGACGTCGCCGTCCTGGCCCGCGGGCACGACGGGCTGGCGGGGGCGGTGCGCGACGTGGCGGCCGCCGGCCGGCGCGCGGTGGGGATCGTCTGCGACGTCTCCGAGCACGAGCAGGTCGAGGCCGCCGCCGACCGCGTCGAGGACGTGCTCGGCCCGGTCGAGGTGTGGGTCAACGACGCGATGACGAGCGTGTTCGCCCCCTTCCTCGACACGGCCCCCGAGGACTTCGAACGCGCCACGCGCGTGACGTACCTGGGTTTCGTCAACGGGACGCGGGCGGCCCTGCGGCGCATGGTGCCGCGCGACCGCGGGCAGGTCGTGCAGATCGGTTCCGCGCTGGCGTTCCGGGGGATCCCGCTGCAGGCGGCCTACTGCGGTTCCAAGCACGCGATGGTGGGTTTCACCGAGAGCGTCATCACCGAACTCCTGCACCGGGGCAGTTCCGTGCACGTCTCGATGGTCCACATGCCGGGGATGAACACCACGCAGTTCGGCTGGGTGCGCACGACGTTGCCGAAGCACCCCCAACCCGTGGCCCCGATCTACCAGCCCGAGGCCTGCGCCGCCGTCGTCGGCTCGGTGGTGGACCACCCGCGCCGCAACACCTGGGTCGGGGAGTCCACCGTCGGCACCATCCTGGGGAACCGGACCATCGCGCCCCTGCTGGACCGCTACCTGGCCAGGACGGGGGTCTCCGGCCAGCAGACGGGGCAGGACGCCTCGACGATGGTGGGGGAGAACCTGTGGGAACCCGTCCCCGGCGACCACGGGGCCCACGGGGAGTTCGACGACCGGTCCTGGGGGACGAGCCCGCAGATCTTCGCCCTGCGGAACCGGCGGGTGCTGACCGGGGTCGCCGCGGGGGCCGCCGCGCTCGCCGTCGGCCTCCTGGCGCGCGGGGCCCGGCGGTGA
- a CDS encoding cell wall-binding repeat-containing protein, which yields MRLARRSTLSALAATALLSTVCAGAAQASTPVPKVGTPFPYVGLVRAAGVDRYETAAVISQGSFQPSSGSAVFITSGEAPADALTAGPAAASLDAPLLLTRADDLPAATATELARLKPSTVYVIGGTDRVSEAVLSRIGTAAAGSTVTRIAGATRYETAVDVAEEFFPNPEGVVVTRGDTFPDALSGGAAAASAGVPVMITEPTSIPAPVAQWMAQHTFAASVVVGSSASVSDQVAATVASRTSSAAEATRIAGADRYDTSAAVAAELFPQASTVVIATGDDFPDALAGVPAAAVNAAPVLLLPQACTPASLAAYVQGNTGITAEIVLGGPTSVTPEALTTNC from the coding sequence ATGCGCCTGGCCCGCCGTTCGACCCTGTCCGCCCTCGCCGCCACCGCCCTGCTGTCGACGGTGTGCGCGGGAGCCGCGCAGGCGTCCACCCCGGTGCCCAAGGTCGGCACCCCCTTCCCCTACGTCGGCCTCGTCCGGGCGGCCGGCGTCGACCGCTACGAGACGGCCGCCGTCATCTCCCAGGGGTCCTTCCAGCCCTCCAGCGGCAGCGCCGTGTTCATCACCAGCGGCGAGGCCCCGGCCGACGCGCTGACCGCCGGCCCGGCGGCGGCCTCCCTCGACGCCCCGCTGCTGCTGACCCGGGCCGACGACCTGCCCGCCGCGACGGCGACCGAGCTGGCCCGCCTCAAGCCCTCGACCGTCTACGTCATCGGCGGCACCGACCGCGTCTCGGAGGCCGTCCTGAGCCGGATCGGCACCGCCGCGGCGGGTTCGACGGTGACCCGCATCGCCGGGGCGACCCGGTACGAGACGGCGGTCGACGTCGCCGAGGAGTTCTTCCCGAACCCCGAGGGCGTCGTCGTCACCCGCGGCGACACCTTCCCCGACGCGCTCTCGGGCGGGGCGGCCGCGGCCTCGGCCGGGGTGCCGGTGATGATCACCGAGCCGACGTCGATCCCCGCCCCGGTGGCGCAGTGGATGGCGCAGCACACCTTCGCCGCCAGCGTCGTCGTGGGCAGCTCGGCCTCGGTGAGCGACCAGGTCGCCGCGACCGTCGCGAGCCGCACGAGCAGCGCGGCCGAGGCCACCCGCATCGCCGGCGCCGACCGGTACGACACCTCCGCCGCCGTCGCCGCCGAGCTGTTCCCGCAGGCCTCGACGGTGGTCATCGCGACGGGCGACGACTTCCCCGACGCCCTGGCCGGGGTCCCCGCCGCCGCCGTCAACGCGGCCCCGGTGCTGCTCCTGCCGCAGGCGTGCACCCCCGCGTCCCTGGCCGCCTACGTCCAGGGCAACACCGGCATCACCGCCGAGATCGTGCTCGGCGGGCCCACCTCGGTGACGCCCGAGGCGCTGACGACGAACTGCTGA
- a CDS encoding glycoside hydrolase family 15 protein produces the protein MSGAEHARPGPLVPTLREYALLADGERGALVGPHGDVAWLCAPRFEDPAVLSALLGGRSRYRLAPLARSVWGGSYEPGTLVWRNRWVTDDGAVVQCRDALALPADPDRVVLLRRIGVLRGRARVVADLDPRAGFDREGVRAEHRDDDGTWTARTGDLGVRWTGAPEATRSGRRDGLTTAFELAEGEQRDLVLEIGPGDPRSWSRPVPASVRWQETEAEWAGRVPALDGAWSPPQARHSLAVLHGLTSAAGAMVAAATTSLPERFDGHEDYDYRYAWVRDQCYAGVAAYTAGDDRLGDSATRFLTARLLHDGPRLAPAYTADGDPVPGPGRVDLPGYPGADAGTGNQVRTQFQLDSFGEALQVFAAAARRGRLDEEGERAARVAVEAITQRWQEPDAGIWELGDRQWTHSKLAVVAGLRAWSAAGRAASPARHHDASVLQLAEQVLAEATRTGLHPSGRWQRAADDERVDAALLLGGLRGAVPLDDPRSLDTLAAVQSELSVDGYVFRFRHDARPLPEAEGAFLLCSYWTAMTEAQLGQPVSAVSRLEKALAAAGPPQLFSEEFDPEQHQLRGNLPQGFVHALALEACVRVPDLLAGRPLG, from the coding sequence GTGAGCGGCGCCGAGCACGCCCGGCCCGGCCCGCTGGTCCCCACCCTGCGCGAGTACGCCCTCCTGGCCGACGGCGAGCGGGGAGCGCTCGTGGGGCCCCACGGCGACGTGGCGTGGCTGTGCGCACCGCGGTTCGAGGACCCGGCGGTCCTCTCCGCCCTGCTCGGCGGGCGCAGCCGCTACCGCCTGGCCCCCCTCGCGCGCAGCGTCTGGGGCGGGAGCTACGAACCGGGGACCCTGGTGTGGCGCAACCGGTGGGTGACCGACGACGGCGCCGTCGTGCAGTGCCGCGACGCCCTCGCGCTGCCGGCCGACCCCGACCGGGTCGTGCTGCTGCGGCGGATCGGCGTCCTGCGCGGGCGGGCCCGCGTGGTCGCCGACCTCGACCCCCGCGCGGGGTTCGACCGCGAGGGTGTGCGCGCCGAGCACCGCGACGACGACGGCACGTGGACCGCGCGCACCGGTGACCTCGGGGTGCGCTGGACGGGGGCGCCGGAGGCCACCCGCAGCGGCCGTCGCGACGGGCTCACGACGGCCTTCGAGCTGGCCGAGGGGGAGCAGCGCGACCTGGTGCTGGAGATCGGCCCGGGGGACCCGCGCAGCTGGTCGCGACCGGTCCCGGCGAGCGTGCGCTGGCAGGAGACCGAGGCCGAGTGGGCCGGGCGCGTCCCGGCCCTGGACGGCGCCTGGTCCCCGCCGCAGGCCCGGCACAGCCTCGCCGTCCTGCACGGCCTGACGAGCGCGGCGGGCGCGATGGTGGCCGCGGCCACGACCTCGCTGCCCGAGCGCTTCGACGGGCACGAGGACTACGACTACCGGTACGCCTGGGTCCGCGACCAGTGCTACGCCGGTGTCGCGGCCTACACCGCGGGCGACGACCGGCTGGGCGACAGCGCGACCCGGTTCCTGACGGCCCGGCTGCTGCACGACGGCCCGCGGCTCGCCCCGGCCTACACCGCCGACGGTGACCCCGTCCCCGGCCCGGGGCGCGTGGACCTGCCCGGTTACCCGGGCGCCGACGCGGGCACCGGGAACCAGGTGCGCACCCAGTTCCAGCTGGACTCCTTCGGGGAGGCGCTGCAGGTGTTCGCTGCGGCGGCGCGCCGGGGCCGGCTCGACGAGGAGGGCGAGCGGGCCGCCCGGGTCGCCGTCGAGGCGATCACGCAGCGCTGGCAGGAACCGGATGCCGGGATCTGGGAGCTCGGGGACCGGCAGTGGACCCACAGCAAGCTCGCCGTCGTCGCGGGGTTGCGGGCTTGGTCCGCCGCCGGCCGGGCCGCGTCCCCGGCCCGCCACCACGACGCGTCGGTCCTGCAGCTGGCCGAGCAGGTGCTGGCCGAGGCGACCCGCACGGGCCTGCACCCCAGCGGCCGGTGGCAGCGGGCGGCCGACGACGAGCGCGTCGACGCGGCCCTGCTGCTGGGGGGCCTGCGCGGGGCGGTGCCCCTGGACGACCCGCGCAGCCTGGACACGCTGGCCGCCGTGCAGTCCGAGCTGAGCGTGGACGGCTACGTGTTCCGGTTCCGCCACGACGCGCGGCCGTTGCCCGAGGCCGAGGGGGCCTTCCTGCTGTGCTCGTACTGGACGGCGATGACGGAGGCCCAGCTCGGCCAGCCGGTCAGCGCGGTCTCGCGGTTGGAGAAGGCCCTGGCCGCCGCCGGTCCACCCCAGCTGTTCAGCGAGGAGTTCGACCCCGAGCAGCACCAGCTGCGCGGGAACCTGCCGCAGGGTTTCGTGCACGCGCTGGCCCTGGAGGCGTGCGTGCGGGTGCCGGACCTGCTGGCGGGGCGACCGCTGGGGTGA
- a CDS encoding response regulator, which produces MDESPGTTPASADGVRVLVVDDEPLVRSGLTAILSSAPDLDVVAAVGGGAALDALHRFRVDVLLLDLRMPDVDGLSVLAGLAQLPRRPAVAVLTTFHADEKVAAALAAGADGYLLKDTDPDQLVQHVRALARGARVLSPGVTATVVQGFLRSRGSVPAQEALRRLTPREHEVLLLLTEGAQNAEIAERLFVSLPTVKEHVGAVLTKLGVSNRVQAAVLAVRAGVVGGA; this is translated from the coding sequence GTGGACGAGTCCCCCGGCACCACGCCCGCGAGCGCGGACGGCGTGCGCGTCCTCGTGGTCGACGACGAACCCCTCGTCCGCTCGGGCCTGACGGCCATCCTGTCCTCGGCTCCGGACCTGGACGTGGTCGCGGCCGTGGGGGGCGGCGCGGCGCTGGACGCGCTGCACCGCTTCCGGGTGGACGTGCTGCTGCTGGACCTGCGGATGCCCGACGTCGACGGCCTGAGCGTCCTGGCGGGCCTGGCGCAGCTGCCGCGCCGACCGGCCGTGGCCGTGCTGACGACGTTCCACGCCGACGAGAAGGTCGCGGCCGCGCTGGCCGCCGGCGCCGACGGCTACCTGCTGAAGGACACCGACCCCGACCAGCTCGTCCAGCACGTCCGGGCCCTCGCGCGGGGGGCGAGGGTCCTGTCCCCCGGGGTGACCGCGACGGTCGTGCAGGGGTTCCTGCGCTCGCGCGGGTCGGTGCCGGCGCAGGAGGCGCTGCGCCGCCTCACCCCGCGCGAGCACGAGGTGCTCCTCCTGCTCACCGAGGGCGCGCAGAACGCCGAGATCGCCGAACGGTTGTTCGTCTCGCTGCCGACGGTCAAGGAGCACGTCGGCGCCGTCCTCACCAAGCTCGGGGTCAGCAACCGGGTGCAGGCCGCCGTGCTGGCGGTGCGGGCGGGTGTCGTGGGCGGGGCCTGA